A window of the Acidovorax sp. YS12 genome harbors these coding sequences:
- a CDS encoding MBL fold metallo-hydrolase — protein MLHYHTIPVTPFQQNCSLVWCDQTQEAAVIDPGGDLDQILAQAQRLGITLKAIWLTHAHIDHAGGTGALARELDLPIVGPQEGDQFWIDGLPQQSAMFGFPPALPFAPTRWLHDGDTVAIGQETVHVRHCPGHTPGHVVFHAPQIQRCFVGDVLFAGSIGRTDFPQGNHMQLIDSITQRLWPMGDETVFIPGHGPESTFGRERRSNPYVGGT, from the coding sequence ATGCTGCACTACCACACCATCCCCGTCACGCCCTTCCAGCAGAACTGCTCGCTCGTCTGGTGCGACCAGACCCAGGAAGCGGCCGTCATCGACCCCGGCGGCGACCTCGACCAGATCCTGGCGCAGGCGCAGCGCCTGGGCATCACGCTCAAGGCCATCTGGCTGACGCACGCCCACATCGACCACGCCGGCGGCACGGGCGCGCTGGCGCGCGAGCTGGACCTGCCCATCGTCGGCCCGCAGGAGGGCGACCAGTTCTGGATCGACGGCCTGCCGCAGCAAAGCGCGATGTTCGGCTTTCCGCCCGCCCTGCCCTTCGCGCCCACGCGCTGGCTGCACGACGGCGACACGGTGGCCATCGGCCAGGAGACGGTGCACGTGCGCCACTGCCCCGGGCACACGCCGGGCCACGTGGTGTTCCACGCACCGCAGATCCAGCGCTGCTTCGTGGGCGACGTGCTGTTCGCGGGCAGCATCGGGCGCACCGACTTCCCGCAGGGCAACCACATGCAGCTGATCGACAGCATCACGCAGCGCCTGTGGCCCATGGGCGACGAGACGGTGTTCATCCCCGGCCACGGGCCGGAGAGCACCTTCGGGCGCGAGCGCCGCAGCAATCCCTACGTGGGCGGGACCTGA
- a CDS encoding TetR/AcrR family transcriptional regulator, with amino-acid sequence MPPTTTPTSDHRQRVAAERRDRMRARLYASAMKLIAEKGPGATSIDDVISAAQVSRGTFYKYFPSPDALIRDLAVEIANALIQMAEPAVQSYADPAERVAVGLRIVSRLAIERPLAAAFLARLGWPDSRSPHLLLDFVKRDLEEGIRQGRFAQMPIALALNIVTGASLGATIRMLEPDCEPDFAEQSTAAALRGLGLDANSAERIANSPLKPVRMSHSGAFPEEAPAGQD; translated from the coding sequence ATGCCTCCCACGACCACGCCGACATCCGATCACCGTCAGCGCGTCGCCGCCGAGCGACGCGACCGAATGCGCGCCCGCCTGTATGCAAGTGCGATGAAGCTGATCGCCGAGAAGGGGCCTGGGGCGACATCGATCGATGACGTGATATCCGCGGCCCAGGTGTCACGGGGAACGTTCTACAAATACTTCCCGTCCCCTGACGCCTTGATCCGGGACCTGGCGGTCGAGATCGCCAATGCGTTGATACAGATGGCCGAACCCGCCGTGCAGAGCTACGCCGATCCGGCGGAGCGGGTCGCTGTCGGCCTGCGCATCGTCTCCAGGCTCGCTATCGAGCGCCCGCTGGCAGCAGCATTCCTCGCGCGCCTCGGCTGGCCGGACTCTCGAAGTCCGCATTTGCTGCTCGATTTCGTGAAACGGGATCTGGAGGAAGGCATCCGTCAAGGGCGGTTCGCGCAGATGCCCATCGCCTTGGCCCTCAATATCGTGACCGGTGCCAGCCTTGGCGCGACGATTCGCATGCTGGAGCCTGACTGCGAGCCCGACTTCGCGGAGCAGAGCACCGCTGCCGCTCTGCGCGGACTGGGACTGGATGCAAACAGCGCAGAGCGCATCGCCAACAGTCCCCTGAAGCCCGTCAGAATGTCTCATTCGGGGGCGTTTCCCGAAGAAGCCCCGGCAGGTCAAGACTAG
- a CDS encoding outer membrane protein transport protein — MMTISSLNIDQTHHLPSSKDFTMSGCSERCQLLAALAVVFIHADAVAVNGALPGGYGIKNASMGGAAIALPLDAVAAANNPAGMAFVPASTTFGLQVFRGNSSANYAMPGNHLENSQTELAPEGGVNWHMSPQITLGLSIAGSGAGSDYGRPALPVPGAGTAQSTLRVAEIIPAVAWKPRPDLALGVGLTLARQQFDADGVVVPAPVPGGLMPLSGHGRQTAMGAGVRLGALWKATPDWSIGINVKSRTHMGRLKGYDRDLLAYSDGRLDVPAQYGVGVAWQATTRLLLAADWLRIQWGDIKAMQDPGGFAWRNQSVLRFGVAWTLNDRWTLRAGYSRNRGQIDSSRAAQNLLVPSIHEEAYTAGVSWRLTPRSELNAGYELNPRTTLTGTGPSAGTALTSKVQMLLLGFHHTF, encoded by the coding sequence ATGATGACAATTAGTTCACTGAACATTGATCAAACTCATCATTTACCTTCCTCAAAGGACTTCACGATGTCTGGATGCTCTGAACGCTGCCAACTCCTGGCGGCGCTCGCTGTGGTTTTTATTCATGCCGATGCGGTTGCGGTCAACGGCGCGCTGCCCGGCGGCTATGGCATCAAGAATGCGTCCATGGGGGGCGCGGCGATCGCGCTCCCGCTGGATGCCGTGGCTGCAGCCAACAACCCTGCGGGCATGGCTTTTGTGCCGGCTTCCACGACATTTGGCCTTCAGGTGTTCCGCGGAAACTCTTCTGCCAACTACGCCATGCCAGGCAACCATCTTGAGAACAGCCAAACCGAGCTGGCTCCCGAGGGGGGAGTGAACTGGCACATGAGTCCCCAGATCACACTGGGACTGAGCATCGCGGGCTCCGGGGCCGGATCCGATTACGGCCGGCCTGCCCTGCCCGTGCCCGGCGCCGGCACAGCCCAGTCGACGCTGCGCGTTGCCGAGATCATCCCCGCCGTGGCCTGGAAGCCCCGGCCTGATCTGGCCCTGGGCGTGGGCCTCACCTTGGCGCGGCAACAGTTTGACGCCGATGGCGTCGTGGTGCCCGCGCCGGTGCCGGGCGGCCTGATGCCGCTGTCTGGCCATGGACGGCAGACCGCAATGGGCGCAGGCGTTCGGCTCGGCGCACTTTGGAAAGCGACGCCCGATTGGTCGATTGGCATCAACGTGAAGTCCCGGACACACATGGGCCGTCTCAAAGGGTACGACCGGGACTTGCTGGCCTACAGCGACGGACGCCTGGATGTGCCTGCGCAGTATGGCGTCGGCGTTGCCTGGCAGGCCACGACACGGCTTCTCCTAGCGGCCGACTGGCTTCGCATCCAGTGGGGCGATATCAAGGCCATGCAGGATCCAGGCGGCTTTGCCTGGCGCAACCAATCGGTCTTGCGCTTTGGCGTGGCCTGGACGCTGAATGACCGCTGGACCTTGCGCGCCGGGTACAGCCGCAACCGAGGCCAGATCGACAGCTCGCGCGCCGCGCAGAACCTGCTTGTACCGTCGATCCATGAAGAAGCCTACACGGCAGGCGTGAGTTGGCGACTCACGCCTCGTTCCGAGCTGAATGCCGGCTACGAGTTGAACCCGCGCACCACGCTCACAGGCACGGGGCCCAGCGCGGGAACCGCCCTGACGAGCAAGGTCCAGATGCTTCTGCTCGGCTTTCACCACACGTTCTGA
- a CDS encoding VOC family protein, which translates to MNNATVLRQAESIPESRLPAHIQAVARPPALGRAIELAFLRWEKRRLAATERFWRDFGFHLVSAGPQRLIARGTGTAPCIAIADAGARDRFVGPAFLMSEDTDLHRYVEQMGARWLTPDQLPAGGRGIELFDPSGRSVWLLQDQLRVQPLPQRASVTPSTNTACDSPRVNRTVRTPIEAARVVRIGHVVLQTVGFACMAQWYMRVLGVIPTDVQYLADGSPNLAFCRLDLKDQPADHHTLVIVGGIEEKIEHSAYEVLDLDALGQGQQVLRAQGHRHMWGIGRHLLGSQLFDYWLDPDGFEYEHYTDGDLFTADVETAYSALEFGGIWAWGDDAPASMKPRKNLHTLFHVLRLIRKKAITPQRLKLLSAALDAPARPWL; encoded by the coding sequence GTGAACAACGCGACTGTGCTTCGGCAGGCCGAATCGATTCCGGAAAGCCGGTTGCCTGCCCACATCCAGGCGGTTGCCCGTCCGCCAGCGCTTGGCCGGGCCATTGAGCTGGCTTTCCTGCGCTGGGAAAAGCGCCGGCTGGCCGCCACGGAACGTTTCTGGCGCGACTTCGGCTTTCATCTCGTCAGCGCTGGGCCGCAGCGCCTGATCGCACGCGGCACGGGGACGGCGCCCTGCATCGCCATTGCCGACGCGGGCGCCCGCGATCGATTCGTCGGCCCCGCATTCCTCATGTCCGAGGACACCGATCTGCACCGCTACGTTGAGCAGATGGGCGCGCGCTGGCTGACGCCCGACCAGTTGCCCGCAGGCGGCCGTGGTATCGAGCTGTTCGACCCCAGCGGACGCAGCGTCTGGCTGCTGCAGGACCAATTGCGCGTGCAGCCGCTACCGCAGCGTGCATCGGTGACTCCCAGCACCAACACAGCCTGCGACAGCCCCCGCGTGAACCGCACCGTGCGCACGCCCATCGAGGCCGCACGCGTCGTGCGAATCGGCCATGTGGTGTTGCAGACGGTGGGCTTCGCCTGCATGGCGCAGTGGTACATGCGCGTGCTGGGGGTGATTCCCACGGACGTGCAATACCTTGCCGACGGCAGTCCGAACCTCGCGTTCTGCCGCCTGGATCTGAAGGATCAGCCTGCGGATCACCACACCCTCGTGATCGTGGGCGGCATCGAGGAAAAGATCGAGCACAGCGCTTACGAGGTGCTGGACCTGGATGCACTCGGGCAGGGGCAGCAGGTGCTGCGGGCACAGGGCCATCGCCACATGTGGGGTATCGGCCGCCACTTGCTCGGCAGCCAGTTGTTCGATTACTGGCTCGACCCCGACGGATTCGAGTACGAGCACTACACCGATGGCGACCTTTTCACCGCCGATGTGGAGACCGCCTACTCGGCACTCGAATTTGGCGGCATCTGGGCGTGGGGCGACGACGCGCCTGCCTCCATGAAGCCCAGGAAGAACCTGCACACGCTGTTCCACGTGCTCCGGCTCATCAGGAAGAAGGCGATCACACCGCAACGATTGAAGCTGCTGAGCGCTGCACTCGATGCACCGGCGCGCCCCTGGCTGTAA
- a CDS encoding fumarylacetoacetate hydrolase family protein, with amino-acid sequence MPRSIIRYADAGTPRWGVQFERHIAPLDIDAATTGDLLSAHWDLLWSIEPEHATVPPERVRLLSPVTSQQQFICQGVNYSSHIAESGLRVENFPFNTIFTKAPSSITAADAPVACPAHVHLLDYEIELGLVLRRPLPAGITVGLQDLHQWLAGVTIVNDLSARDVQLPQGQFYKGKSYRGFGPVGPALVLLTPQEWARWPELHMRLAVNGQLRQDAYCAEMLHGPAATLTELAALQDLNAGDLIATGTPAGCAARAPGKLTMFILKHFMSDAGKWRAFIGKGRSNPAYLRPGDRISASIRTDDGAIDLGEQTTSIVAP; translated from the coding sequence ATGCCACGATCCATCATCCGTTATGCCGACGCCGGCACACCCCGCTGGGGCGTTCAGTTCGAGCGCCATATCGCTCCCCTGGACATCGACGCAGCCACCACTGGCGACCTGCTGTCCGCGCACTGGGACCTGCTGTGGTCCATCGAGCCAGAGCATGCAACCGTGCCCCCGGAGCGCGTGCGGCTCCTCTCGCCAGTCACATCGCAGCAGCAATTCATCTGCCAGGGCGTCAACTACAGCAGCCACATTGCTGAGTCAGGGCTGCGCGTCGAGAACTTCCCCTTCAACACGATCTTCACCAAGGCGCCCTCCAGCATCACGGCGGCCGATGCGCCGGTGGCATGTCCCGCACACGTGCATCTGCTCGATTACGAAATCGAATTGGGCCTGGTGCTGCGCAGGCCTCTGCCGGCAGGCATCACGGTTGGCTTGCAGGATCTGCACCAGTGGCTGGCGGGCGTGACGATCGTCAACGATCTCTCTGCCCGCGACGTGCAATTGCCCCAGGGCCAGTTCTACAAGGGCAAGAGCTACCGCGGCTTTGGCCCGGTGGGGCCTGCCCTGGTTTTGCTGACCCCGCAGGAGTGGGCGCGCTGGCCCGAACTGCACATGCGCCTTGCCGTCAACGGCCAACTGCGGCAAGACGCCTATTGCGCCGAAATGCTTCATGGGCCCGCCGCCACGCTGACGGAACTGGCAGCGCTGCAAGACCTGAACGCGGGTGATCTCATTGCCACTGGCACGCCCGCGGGCTGCGCGGCACGTGCCCCTGGCAAGTTGACGATGTTCATCCTCAAGCACTTCATGAGCGATGCAGGCAAGTGGCGCGCCTTCATCGGGAAAGGCCGTTCCAACCCTGCTTATCTGCGTCCAGGGGACCGCATCAGTGCGTCGATCCGAACCGATGACGGCGCAATCGACCTTGGCGAACAGACAACCTCCATCGTTGCACCATGA
- a CDS encoding bifunctional 3-(3-hydroxy-phenyl)propionate/3-hydroxycinnamic acid hydroxylase — protein sequence MRTSSSEAAARAIDTDVLLVGLGPVGAALANLLGRYGVNVLAIDKATAIFEKPRAIALDNEALRILQLAGVHEGELDTVAIAQVHYQSPMFGRFARINSAGIVDGHPALVTFFQPQLEQLLRSKLAQFPGVEVRLGVELEGFVDDGQSVSARLKDAAGQQIQVRARYLVGTDGASSLVRRALGLEFEGRSFQQDWLIVDALDVPDPIDHIEFCCDPKRPTPRMVAPGGRQRWEFMLRPGENPEEMERPESVRRLLAPWCDSERIRIERTAVYRFHAREARQFSKGRCFLAGDAAHITPPFAGQGLVAGLRDAANLAWKLAAVVRGQAGPQLLASYDAERRPHARKIIRLALQLGALVMPQNRAKAFAVHGLMSLLRLLPAGRALFEDLKLKPQNTFDEGLFWRQHGRERLRAGAMLPQGWVRPARGDRPILSDDALGLQWALIGFGVDPSAGLPAELLQRWQALGGRVWQWCHRAQRQHLGAPGIRLEALDETLLPRKVPLGWVAIVRPDRCVLCEGPAAEVETMLKQALQRVAPPEATAPEAITSLPKERYAA from the coding sequence ATGAGAACATCATCTTCGGAAGCCGCGGCACGGGCAATCGACACGGACGTCCTGCTGGTTGGCCTTGGCCCTGTCGGTGCGGCGCTGGCCAATCTGCTGGGCCGCTACGGCGTGAACGTGCTGGCGATTGACAAGGCCACGGCCATCTTCGAGAAGCCGCGCGCCATCGCCCTGGACAATGAGGCCTTGCGCATTCTTCAGCTGGCTGGCGTACACGAAGGCGAGCTCGATACGGTGGCCATCGCGCAGGTGCACTACCAATCGCCCATGTTCGGCCGCTTCGCGCGCATCAACAGCGCTGGCATCGTCGACGGTCACCCGGCGCTCGTCACCTTCTTCCAGCCGCAGCTGGAGCAACTGCTGCGCTCCAAACTGGCGCAGTTTCCTGGCGTCGAAGTTCGGCTGGGTGTCGAACTGGAGGGTTTCGTGGACGACGGCCAATCCGTCAGCGCCCGGCTGAAGGACGCTGCCGGACAGCAGATCCAGGTGCGCGCGCGCTACCTCGTCGGCACCGATGGGGCGAGTTCGCTGGTGCGGCGTGCGCTTGGTCTGGAGTTCGAAGGCCGCAGTTTCCAGCAGGACTGGCTGATCGTCGATGCCCTGGACGTCCCCGATCCGATCGACCATATTGAGTTCTGTTGCGATCCGAAGCGCCCCACACCGCGTATGGTGGCGCCCGGCGGCAGGCAGCGGTGGGAGTTCATGCTGCGTCCCGGCGAGAACCCGGAAGAAATGGAGCGGCCGGAATCGGTGCGGCGGCTGCTGGCTCCCTGGTGCGACAGCGAGCGCATCCGCATCGAGCGCACCGCGGTTTACCGTTTCCATGCGCGCGAGGCCCGGCAGTTCTCCAAAGGGCGTTGCTTCCTCGCGGGGGATGCTGCGCACATTACACCGCCCTTTGCCGGCCAGGGACTGGTGGCGGGACTGCGCGATGCCGCGAACCTGGCCTGGAAGCTCGCGGCCGTGGTACGAGGGCAGGCAGGCCCCCAACTCCTTGCCAGCTACGACGCCGAGCGCAGGCCCCACGCCAGGAAGATCATTCGCCTTGCGCTCCAGCTCGGTGCCCTGGTGATGCCGCAGAACCGGGCGAAGGCATTTGCCGTGCATGGACTCATGAGCCTGTTGCGTTTGCTCCCTGCTGGACGTGCGTTGTTCGAAGATTTGAAATTGAAGCCGCAGAACACCTTCGATGAAGGCTTGTTCTGGCGCCAGCACGGCCGCGAGCGGCTGCGGGCGGGCGCCATGCTGCCGCAAGGCTGGGTGCGCCCGGCCCGAGGTGACCGGCCGATACTCAGCGATGACGCCTTGGGCCTGCAGTGGGCGCTGATCGGCTTTGGCGTCGATCCGTCCGCGGGGCTGCCGGCCGAGTTGCTTCAGCGCTGGCAGGCGCTTGGCGGCCGGGTGTGGCAGTGGTGCCATCGCGCCCAGCGGCAGCATCTTGGCGCACCCGGGATCCGGTTGGAAGCGCTTGATGAGACATTGCTGCCACGCAAGGTCCCCCTGGGCTGGGTGGCCATCGTCAGGCCGGACCGCTGTGTGCTGTGTGAAGGGCCGGCCGCAGAGGTCGAGACGATGCTGAAGCAGGCGCTTCAGCGCGTCGCGCCGCCCGAGGCCACAGCGCCGGAGGCAATCACGTCCCTTCCGAAAGAACGGTATGCGGCGTGA
- a CDS encoding alcohol dehydrogenase catalytic domain-containing protein, which translates to MRRELVCTEAASPPHLLVRTVQRPRPGATEVLVRVEATSVNPIDAKRAEGYGRRLLGLKGAGRFPLVLGNDVAGVVEAVGAGVRGFAPGQRVFGLIGTGRAGGAHASHVVVPEKQLLPAADGADSHALAVLPYSFTTAWLALRGIGIGAHNMRGMKVLIHGATGGLGRLAMQVLQPGGSRITAICGKGQCQAALDLGAEVAVERGPACIPSLPSDFDAILNFAAWDDDALLASRLGPRALGQATTVHPLLAHFDRRGWPGGAWACLRDRRHVRAIVTSRAPRARYGWVVFRPDLQALSVLGQMVHAGSVSLPVGICTSFDNAIAAFNHVCAGRPGRALLWP; encoded by the coding sequence ATGCGGCGTGAGCTGGTCTGCACCGAGGCGGCCTCGCCGCCGCACCTGTTGGTGCGCACGGTCCAGCGGCCTCGCCCCGGCGCCACCGAAGTCCTGGTGCGCGTGGAGGCCACCTCTGTCAACCCGATCGACGCCAAGCGCGCGGAGGGCTATGGGCGGCGCCTGCTGGGGCTCAAGGGCGCGGGGCGCTTTCCGCTCGTGTTGGGCAACGATGTCGCGGGCGTGGTCGAGGCTGTCGGCGCTGGCGTAAGGGGCTTTGCGCCGGGGCAGCGCGTATTCGGGCTGATCGGCACCGGGCGGGCAGGCGGTGCGCATGCGTCGCACGTCGTCGTTCCGGAGAAACAGTTGCTGCCCGCAGCGGATGGCGCCGATTCGCATGCGCTGGCTGTGCTGCCTTACTCGTTCACGACGGCATGGCTCGCGCTGCGCGGCATCGGTATCGGCGCGCACAACATGCGGGGCATGAAAGTACTGATCCATGGTGCCACCGGAGGGCTGGGGCGCTTGGCGATGCAGGTGCTTCAGCCTGGGGGCAGCCGGATCACAGCGATCTGCGGCAAAGGCCAATGCCAGGCGGCGCTGGATCTTGGCGCCGAAGTCGCAGTGGAGCGCGGGCCCGCGTGCATTCCATCCTTGCCCAGCGACTTTGATGCGATCCTGAACTTTGCCGCTTGGGACGACGATGCGCTGCTGGCCTCCCGCCTGGGCCCGCGCGCGCTGGGCCAGGCGACCACGGTGCACCCCTTGCTGGCCCACTTCGACCGCCGGGGATGGCCAGGCGGTGCATGGGCCTGCCTGCGCGACCGGCGGCATGTCCGCGCCATCGTCACCTCCCGCGCCCCCAGGGCGCGGTATGGCTGGGTCGTTTTCAGGCCTGATCTGCAGGCGCTATCGGTGCTCGGCCAGATGGTTCACGCGGGCTCGGTCTCGCTGCCTGTTGGCATCTGCACCTCCTTCGACAACGCCATCGCGGCGTTCAACCACGTTTGCGCGGGCCGTCCTGGCCGCGCCCTCCTATGGCCGTAA
- a CDS encoding acyl-CoA synthetase, whose protein sequence is MNGISSIADVLALEAAPAPRLPGSTYELIGAAAQRHPDAPALSFFQRIEDHAKPQVWSYQALFSHITATANFLHELGVRSGDVVAFVLPNLPQTHLAIWGGQAAGIAFAINPMLEPSAIADLLAAGEARVLITVAPVPGMELWAQLQPALERVGSLRHVVLIDMAGHAPAAVRQELHGESGGYEVHDFAQGLARQPQDHLVSRRTIQPSDQSSYFCTGGTTGAPKIAMRTHANEVFNAWSVGQFIGDGIAQGKTLFCGLPLFHVNAVLVTGLLPFLRGAHVILGTPSGYRGAGVIQRFWELVEHHRINFFSAVPTVYAALMQQPMQGHDLRSLEYGLCGAAPLPQELMRSFQDSTGLKILEGYGLTEGTCVSTCNPPLGERRVGSIGLRLPLQAMKAVVLDESGAYVRDCAVGEPGVLVISGPNVFAGYRDECQNAGLWLELGDGRRWLNTGDLGLQDAQGYFYLTGRKKELIIRGGHNIDPASIEEPLHRHPAVQLVAAVGRPDVYVGELPVAYVQLRPGMAVTEDELMSFAREYIGERAAMPKAIRLVAALPLTGVGKIFKPDLKQRETLDALGAALNEAGIPIFRLGVANDPRLGTCVEAIVGEERFIDRARDVLGQFPFRFEVSSTGRA, encoded by the coding sequence ATGAACGGAATCTCCTCCATCGCCGATGTGCTTGCTCTCGAAGCCGCCCCCGCTCCACGGCTGCCCGGCAGTACCTATGAGCTGATCGGCGCTGCTGCCCAGCGGCATCCCGATGCACCTGCACTCTCTTTCTTCCAACGCATCGAAGACCATGCGAAGCCACAGGTCTGGTCCTACCAGGCGCTGTTCTCGCACATCACGGCGACCGCCAATTTCCTGCATGAACTCGGCGTTCGCAGCGGCGACGTGGTTGCCTTCGTGCTCCCCAACCTGCCGCAAACCCACCTCGCGATCTGGGGCGGGCAGGCGGCTGGCATCGCCTTTGCGATCAACCCCATGCTGGAGCCTTCCGCCATCGCCGATCTGCTGGCAGCAGGCGAAGCCCGCGTGCTGATCACGGTGGCGCCCGTGCCCGGGATGGAACTGTGGGCCCAATTGCAGCCAGCGCTTGAGCGCGTCGGCAGCTTGCGGCATGTCGTATTGATCGACATGGCCGGGCACGCTCCGGCGGCAGTGCGCCAGGAACTGCATGGCGAGTCAGGCGGGTACGAGGTGCACGACTTCGCCCAGGGCCTTGCACGGCAGCCCCAGGATCACCTGGTCAGCCGCCGAACCATCCAGCCCAGCGACCAGTCGTCCTACTTCTGCACGGGCGGCACGACCGGGGCGCCGAAGATCGCCATGCGCACGCACGCCAACGAGGTCTTCAACGCCTGGAGCGTCGGCCAGTTCATTGGCGATGGCATTGCGCAGGGCAAGACGCTCTTTTGCGGCCTGCCGCTGTTCCACGTCAATGCAGTGCTGGTGACCGGCCTGCTGCCGTTTCTGCGTGGCGCCCATGTGATTCTCGGCACGCCTTCAGGGTACCGAGGCGCGGGTGTCATCCAGCGCTTCTGGGAGTTGGTGGAGCACCACCGCATCAACTTCTTCAGTGCTGTTCCGACGGTCTATGCAGCACTCATGCAGCAACCGATGCAGGGGCATGACCTGCGCTCGCTGGAGTACGGCCTGTGCGGCGCTGCGCCCCTGCCGCAGGAGCTGATGCGATCGTTCCAGGATTCAACGGGCCTGAAAATCCTCGAAGGCTACGGCCTGACTGAGGGAACCTGCGTCAGCACCTGCAACCCCCCGCTGGGCGAGCGGCGCGTGGGCTCCATCGGCCTGCGCCTGCCGCTGCAGGCCATGAAAGCGGTCGTGCTGGATGAGTCTGGCGCCTATGTGCGCGACTGTGCGGTGGGCGAGCCTGGCGTGCTCGTGATCAGCGGCCCCAACGTGTTTGCCGGCTATCGCGATGAATGCCAGAACGCCGGCCTGTGGCTGGAGCTGGGCGACGGCCGTCGCTGGCTGAACACTGGTGATCTGGGCCTGCAGGATGCGCAAGGCTACTTCTATCTCACGGGCCGGAAAAAGGAACTCATCATCCGGGGCGGCCACAACATCGACCCCGCCAGCATTGAAGAGCCGCTGCACCGGCATCCGGCCGTGCAGCTCGTGGCAGCGGTGGGCCGACCCGACGTCTACGTCGGAGAACTGCCGGTCGCCTATGTTCAGCTGCGGCCTGGCATGGCGGTGACTGAAGATGAGCTGATGTCTTTTGCGCGCGAATACATCGGTGAGCGTGCGGCGATGCCGAAGGCGATCCGGCTCGTCGCGGCCTTGCCTTTGACTGGGGTGGGCAAGATATTCAAGCCCGACCTCAAGCAGCGCGAGACCCTGGACGCCCTTGGCGCGGCGCTGAACGAGGCAGGGATACCGATCTTCCGCCTTGGGGTTGCCAATGACCCACGCCTCGGAACCTGTGTGGAGGCCATCGTGGGGGAGGAGCGCTTTATCGACCGTGCGCGGGACGTTCTTGGCCAGTTTCCATTCCGTTTCGAGGTTTCATCGACAGGGCGTGCGTAG